The Lates calcarifer isolate ASB-BC8 linkage group LG14, TLL_Latcal_v3, whole genome shotgun sequence genome has a segment encoding these proteins:
- the si:dkey-171c9.3 gene encoding uncharacterized protein si:dkey-171c9.3 translates to MLHHLGDQMQAVSADSGVPEPSLEDLGIPAGLRRSPQNIGAVRKFAQNMADNIIQSFIRQMEMVEPEVPSSNQDPDALAEELASAVIEIALREACGGCNVEGFQSSRSTGVKVDEEQAENLAFLDESGRERDFPSMDAEMDPVKELHTSKDIQSYHPPLSQSGLPLVGSLDYPDAPPTTPLLPELERSRHSFARKLKGGLAKVFLPSPPPPTPKDNEDDTDSANLRVDLMERLMHSLSTDDSTRNYFEVGPHGAANMEAFAEALSCNIIDWVLSAKSREQLADDSNLHLLAHQLAETIITSSLDEAKMTV, encoded by the exons ATGCTGCACCATTTAGGG GATCAGATGCAGGCAGTGAGTGCAGATTCAGGGGTGCCAGAGCCCAGTCTGGAAGACCTTGGCATTCCTGCGGGCCTCAGGAGAAGCCCCCAAAACATTGGGGCTGTTCGGAAATTTGCCCAAAATATGGCAGATAATATAATCCAGTCATTTATAAGGCAAATGGAGATGGTGGAACCTGAGGTGCCCAGTTCTAATCAGGACCCGGATGCGTTAGCTGAAGAGTTAGCATCAGCAGTGATTGAGATTGCTCTGAGGGAAGCGTGTGGTGGTTGTAATGTTGAGGGTTTCCAGAGTTCAAGATCAACTGGGGTAAAGGTGGATGAGGAGCAGGCTGAAAACCTGGCTTTCTTGGATGAatcaggaagagaaagagacttTCCAAGCATGGACGCAGAGATGGATCCAGTTAAAGAGCTCCACACCTCCAAAGACATCCAGTCCTACCACCCGCCTCTGTCCCAGTCAGGGCTCCCCTTGGTGGGCTCCCTCGACTACCCCGACGCCCCTCCaaccacccccctcctccctgagCTCGAGAGGAGCAGACACAGTTTCGCCCGGAAGCTGAAAGGAGGCTTGGCGAAGGTTTTCCTGCCCTCACCTCCTCCGCCAACCCCAAAGGACAACGAGGACGATACAGACTCTGCTAACCTTCGGGTGGACTTAATGGAGCGTCTGATGCACTCACTCTCCACAGATGATTCAACAAGAAACTACTTTGAAGTAGGGCCTCATGGTGCAGCCAACATGGAGGCTTTTGCAGAGGCTCTTTCATGTAACATCATAGACTGGGTCTTGAGTGCCAAAAGCAGAGAGCAGTTAGCAGACGATAGCAATCTCCATCTATTGGCCCACCAACTGGCTGAAACCATCATCACCTCCTCCCTTGATGAAGCTAAAATGACTGTCTag